The window AAGAAATGCCGCTGAGCGGCTCGCGATAGCGCTAATTGTACTCCGGGAAAAATATAAAGAAGATGGCACAATTAACGCAAATACTGTTCTGACAGTGTCAAGGGCCGACTTGGCTGATATAGCCGGTATTGCCGAGGAAAATGTAACCCGCCTGCTTAAGGAATTTAAAGAAGAAGGTTTGTTAACCAGGGAGAGCCGAAATATTGTGGTTACAGACATTAAAGGCTTGATAAAAAGATCCAATTATAAATAGTATATCCGTCAAAAAAACATGGCTGCAGCATACAGATGTTACCTGTTTTCGAGCCAGCTTAAAAAGCCGCTTGTTTTTTCTTTACCTATCAGCAGCTTATCCGGGCTGGGTATTACAAGTTTCACAAAAAGTTTCCTCGAAAAATAGTGTTCTACCTCTTTAACTGCGCTAAAGTTGATGAGGTATTGCCTGTTGAGCCTGAAAAATTGTTTGGCCGAAAGGAGTTCCTGAACCTGGTCTAATGATTGGGTGATGGCGTATTCCTGCTGCTGAAACGTCATGATGGTTGGTGTATCGTTGCGGATATAGATAAAGGCTATCTGCTCGGTTTGAATAGTACTGTACTTATTATTTTTAAAAACCAGGAAGCTTTTTTTTCCCTCATCAAGTCCAATCTTTTTTAATAACACATCCAGGTTGGGTTGTGCATGCT is drawn from Mucilaginibacter ginsenosidivorax and contains these coding sequences:
- a CDS encoding LytR/AlgR family response regulator transcription factor produces the protein MNIIIIEDELKAAKSLADLILKLRPAANIVAKLQSIESAIDYLTQNAQPDLIFMDIQLSDGLCFEIFKSVKINCPVVFCTAYGEYAMDAIKANGIDYLLKPFSKDELQEAFEKVDNLKNFFQQHAQPNLDVLLKKIGLDEGKKSFLVFKNNKYSTIQTEQIAFIYIRNDTPTIMTFQQQEYAITQSLDQVQELLSAKQFFRLNRQYLINFSAVKEVEHYFSRKLFVKLVIPSPDKLLIGKEKTSGFLSWLENR